The following nucleotide sequence is from Bombus pyrosoma isolate SC7728 linkage group LG17, ASM1482585v1, whole genome shotgun sequence.
ACCGCATGTGTCACAGAGGAATGGAAGATTCGTGAGAACAATTTTCGGAATAGCAAGGAAACGTTGGAATGGGAAAGTACGATATGGTATTTTAAAGGATTTGagacaaagaaataaagtagGAAAAGAGGTAATGATGTTCTTAACTCTCTCCCCAAAGCGAATTTCAGGATTTTATATACAGCACGGTACATATGCACAAAAGAACGGGGCTTTTTCTGCGAAACACTAAACAATCATCGCCatgttttatcgttaaagtCGTTTGTGTTTGATTTTCGggggaataaaaagaagaagaagaagataatattggttgagagaaaaaggaatcaTAATGTTTGTTGACCACAGTATCACCTGCAGGGGTCAGTTGTAACTAGAGTGGGGGATAGCGAAGAGCATTCGTGCAGGCTGGTGGTTCGCTAGTTTCGCGGTAGCGATAACCCCCGATGCGCGTGTGCATGCATGTATTTCGATGTGTTAGGTTTAGATAGATTCGCTTATACAGGGAAAGAGAGACCTCAAAGCCGTTTTCCTCGGTCGTTCaatacgcgcgcgcgcgaaaCGAATCGACTTCGTTCCATAGTATCGTCACAGTTCTCGTCGGAGACGTTCGTGATTTTGCACCCTTGTTCAAGTCACAATTTATCGAACTATATGACGAGGGTACACCACGGtttcctttcttattttccttcaTCTCTATTTCTATCTTCGCCTTTCTTTCCCTCCAGTTCTCTTTCATTTACTAAatccttcgttttcttcgctgcctcctttctctttacgttcgtttctctcgttatatttatatacgtgtTAATTTCTATCCTAATCCCATCCCATCCCATCGTTTCGATTTTAACACATAATATCGCGTTCCCCTCGGCTCGTTACTCGCAAATTTATGTGCCtgattctttcttcctccttatCCCATTGGTCGACACATCGTTATCATCTCATTTAAACCCAATTTGGAACGCTATTCAGAGCTCAAGCTTTGAATCTCCTTGGATAAAGCAAATGGTAAATATGATTCGCGAGTGTCATACGTTACTGGAGTGACCAGTAATCAACAGACTGGGTTTTACGTCATTCCTTGTTGTTGTCCTATCTTGTTATTCGGCATTGTTTTCTATTCGCGATGCGATCAACCACGGGATCGTGTGTGAACGATATCCAGGAGACGACGTCGCAGGCCAGGCCGGATTAGGGGTACATCGATCATCAAGATATCAAGGAAAAATCACGCAACGTCTCTTTCGAGTATACTCTAATACTTCCCTTCTCCTTCCTTGTTTTTCCTTACTGTCCCTCGTTTCCCGGTTTCCAACCATTTGACCGACTCTTCATCcttcctccctttcttttcattatttctgtttctcttgCTTTCGTTCTCCTTCTTGACTTTTTTTACCGCTTGGTGGTGAAACGCGCCGCAGTGGCACGATCGTCAtcgacgaaaaaagaagaatctaTATACTGTACCGCGACACACATACGAGTTCGCGCTCAGTCAATAGCAGCTGCatcctttgaaatttcaaaagaagTACAAACACAAGAGCATATCCACGAGTGCGAAACGAACGCATCGTGATCGAATACCAGATACGACCGGCGATCAAACTAGCGGAGAAGAAACTGCTGCCTTCCAGCCTGCCGTAATACGGTGGTGCTACGACGATATCGAGAAGCAGGCCCAGTCGGCGGTCAAACAGTATTATGCGTATTCTACGCTTTTGTTTATTATCGAGGGAAGAGATTCTTATGGATGAACATGCACGAGCTGTCGAGTCGCGAAGGTGAAAAAGAATAGAACGGAAACGCGATAAGCTGTACGTAGGAACCGCAACGATGAAAGGTACACATTTCGGTGAGCCGAGGAACCAAAGATTCCAATGATACCTTCGCAAGGTGGCCGTGAGGGATACAAAGGTTCTGCCAACCCTCCGAGCAACGGCTCTGAGGACAATGGCTTCGCTAATCGACCCCGAGTGGCGGGCCTTTACGCGACGAATCTCTTCAGAGAAGAGCTCGTTCGATTCTCGTCAGGAGAGACTACTCGATCTCATGGTCTCACGCGAGATACTCTCGAAAGATCGTCACGAGAGATTGGAAGCCAGAGAAGTTTAAATCTCCCTACGGGCATAGCCGAGGAATTCGAGCTTTTGGATCGGTCAAGAGTCGGGATTTCGAGAACACCCCAGCCATTAAGGAGAGGAGAGACGGACGCTGCTCGTTACGAACCTAGATCCAGATTCAATGAATCCGCCACCAGACAAAGGGATCATTATGGATCGCCACCTGTCGAAAGGATTCGCGATAGGGAGGACGAGCAACAGGAAGAATGCATTGCTCGATCCGCGTGCAGTACCCTTCGTGTGTCTCTCCTTGAGTTTCCGCGCTCCGAGCAGACGACGTGGATGGAGTCGGACGTTGGTGATTCTAAGATACCTGTTTCAACCGATGATCTCGCTGGGAGAAGAGGACCAGATGACAGTTCGATGTTCGTTACAACTTCCGCCTCGATACTTATTTCTCCCGCGAGTGAGACCAGCGAATGCGATGCAATCTCGCCTCCGGAAGTGGAGAAATCATCACCGCCACCGTATACGGGCCTCAGTCCGCCGGAGTACACCGGCCAAGAGTACGAGACCAGTGAAACGCCTTCGCcgatttttccaaattatccACTGACGTCGTACGCGGAAGAGACACATCACAGACGTTCGAGGTCGTCCGTTTCGGACGCCGGGCTTGAATTCATTGCACACGACGAACGTTTAAAACGTGATAGCCGATTCGAGTCGGAGCCGGAGGAAGCTTTGGCGGAAGAGATTGGCAGATCGAGGCGAACCAGATCGAATTTAGAAAGGTCTACGGACGACGATGTCTCGAGATCTAGAGATGTCGCGAGGCTGCGACCTCCCTTGGCCGCAGCAGCGGGTGTTTCGGCCGATTCTGGGACCGGTGATTCTGGAAGTGCGGAGATCCAAGTGGATCCCCTCGGCATTCCCAGAACAACGACCACTGGTGAAATTCTAGATGGAAGGAACGGAGTTGAGAACGGCCAAGCCGCTAGTAAGTCGTCCATTAAAACTCCCACCGGGAACAATAAGCAAACGGTGAAACTCTTCACAAAGGAAAGTCTCGACAGGTTGGAAAACAAGACCGTACAGCTCGTCAGAGATTATGGCTTTCAGCCGAAACGACGAATGTCGGTCGAAGATGGTGCGGTGCTTCCAAACAAATTCGAACCTTTCCCAACTGAGCTTTACGGTAGGCCACTCGAGGAGATTGACAACTTTATCTACGACGAGGTAAGTCTTTAGACTCctgcttttttaaattattttatcggtTAACCGTTAGTTAacttgtaatataattaattaaacgtcaTATATTCAATTCGATTAATATGCAGGCTGTGCCGTAACATCGGGGAACCGCTTCACCATCATCAACTCTGCACATGGAAGTAATAGAAAAAGTTCATGCGAACATGCGCTCTGTTCTATAAATAGTTATAGCGAGTTGAGTTATAACGTTggacttttttttttgcaactGGGCTAATTCTATCAGAAGATGGAGACGGTCGAACTAATCTCGCGTACCTATTTACAAACGGAACTCAATATACGACGTTGAACTTTGTATTCTACGCCTgtgaaaatttccattcgatgATAAAACGTCTCCAATCTTCGCATCTAAACAGGTCATTTTGATTGCATCTCGCGAAGGTATGCAGATACAGTTTGTCAAAGAAAAACCTCGCTATAACTCGGAGACAAGATCGTATAGAGCATATGTTTAGACAAACCCCTTTCGTCTTTCATGCGCAGGATCCACTGCCAAAGTGATTCCCCGATGCTACCGGACACCCCTGTATTTTAAGGTGGAGAAGGAATAATTATAAGATTAATgtgatttaaatttatgatataactgtaaggttgtaaaaaataattgctcGTAAGAAGTAAAACTAATCACCTCGAAACTAGTCGTTTGATTTTTTAGTCGTTAGTAGAGTTTTACTCGATTTTACTAATATCAGCCTCGGAGTACGTCATAtgcgtttatttataatagcatatttaaaatagcAAGGATATCgctatttccttttaattcttaaaaagaatatttcttctgGCATATTCGTGGCGGAACATTTGATTCATGTATCACTCGTACCGTGTGTTTCAGACATTCTGCGTGGTATCGAAGagatttcgtaaaaattacaTTCACCGATTCACGGCGACAAACAGCTGGTTCATATTTTCCCCGTGGAATCCTATAAGGCGGTATTGTATTTACCTAAGCACGAATCAGTACTTCGATTATATAGTCATGGCtacgataatattaaattgtgcCTTCCTCGCCATGACGGAAACTATCGAGGAAGCCGAGTAAGCATTTTCACGGGCCGCGCGCAACTTCTCGGATTAATCAAACCTCTAGGAATATAATACGTCgcttcttctcttttgttttcCAGATATATATTCTTAGCTATATACACGGCCGAAATGGTGATCAAATCGATAGCCAAGGGATTTGCGCTCAATAAATACACTTACCTGCGAAATCCGTGGAACTGGTTGGATTTCGTGGTGATCACCAGTGGTTATGCGACTATTGGAATGGAAGTAGGAAATTTGGCTGGGTTGAGAACATTCCGAGTATTGAGAGCCCTCAAAACCGTTTCCATTATGCCTGGTAAAAATCTTTAAGAAAGCCGACTTTCTACAGACatctccctttcttttctctcttcaagattagaagaaaatatcccGTGTAAAACCCGGCTTCCTAGACCGCGGAAGCGACGGAATTGCAAATTAGTTTCTGGGGATTGCcgtgtttctttatttcttgaaattactTTGCCTTATCAACACAAAATCACATCAGAAATTTCCGACATTCGTTCGTTCCAATTTAGCTATATCGTCTGCTATGATATACATCATAGATAGCacaataaatgaaagaaagtgatagtaacgtaatataaatgCGATAGGGCAGGGATATGCTGGTTATTCGGCTATTACAAAGTGGACTCATGTCTCGAAAAAGATTGAGAAATATTGGCGTTACAGTAAAACATAAACAATATCATTACCGTTTTGATTGACGTGAAACAGACAGAATTGACACAATTCGTGAACCAATGAATGATCAACAAATTTGTTAGAATTGTCTGTCagaaaaagttataaaaaaaattgctttcgtaagaaaataatgggACGAAAATAAGGATAATCGtttatcgattttaatatttttgcaggCTTAAAAACCATCATCAATGCATTGTTACATAGTTTTAAGCAACTTGCCGAAGTAATGACGCTCACGATCTTCTGCCTGATGGTTTTTGCACTTTTTGCTCTACAAGTTTACATGGGTGAACTTCGGAATAAATGCGTAAAAAATGTGGAGTTCAATAATACTCAAGTCGATTGGAGAGAGTACGTATTGTTCGCCGTAATATGTTCTATTTAGATTCTTACATGTTGCTTGCAAAGTATTTATAcgaatacatatgtattaacTTGAGAGACAATGGCTCGTTGACTCTCAAGAGGCATTAACCGATACCCTGTACCGTCCGCAGGTGGACTTGGAACTCGTCCAACTGGGCATTCGATGAAGACGAAGAACCAATAATTTGCGGTAACGCAACCGGCGCCAGGTTAGCCAAACTTGGTTCGTTATTACGCGCGACTGCTTTAAATGATATGCCAATTTTAACTCGAGGAACCCTACGTTTTAGGCACTGCAACGAAAGTTACATCTGTCTTTGTGTTGGCCCAAATCCAAACCATGGATATACAAATTTCGACAACTTTCTGTGGTCGATGCTCACCACGTTTCAACTGATTACTCTGGATTATTGGGAAGACGTCTATAATAAGGTAGTTGGTCAACTTCTTTTCCGCACGGATAATTGTTTCGCCAAGGAATCACTATTTACATAACAAGTTAGTTTGCGAGGTATAAAAAGAATTGCTATATTGGTTTTTAGGTATTGTCGGCGTGCGGACCTATCAGCGTCTCGTTCTTCACGGTGGTCGTGTTTTTTGGCTCGTTTTATTTGATCAATTTGATGCTCGCTGTCGTTGCGCTGAGCTATGAGGAGGAAGCCGAAATTACGAACGAGGTATATAATCGTTGTAATTATTTACCTTGAATTGTTTGCCTTTGACCTTATCTTGCAACTGGTACGAcaggaacgaagaaaggacTTAACCGACCATCGCGAGGACTCGACGTTTAGTTTCGACCCGACAAAAATCAATGTGAAGACGCTTGccaaagaaaagcaaaagaaattaGACGCGAGGAAAGGAGTTCTCCTAAGTAGTTACACGCGcaaaaaaacacgaagaagaagacgtGGGAGAAGCACTGGTCAAGATAAAGGTGGCTGTGTGCCAAGCAGGTATACCATTTGTCATAATAAAGTCGAATTGCTCGACAAATAGGAAAAatcgtttcaacgatttttattataactttctGTCCGATTAGATCGGTGACACCAAGCCCGAGCCCAAGTCCAAGACATTCGAACGTTCGACCGTCTCACttacttttacaaaatattagcCCACGAACTGTAGAGAATAACGGGGTTCATAGATTGGCGCCAAATCGTGGAATGCTTCATTCTCGACAAGCAAGTAACAACAGTAATCAACACTCGTCGTTAGACGACTCAGGCGTTGTCGACGACCACGATGGCGACGATGTCACATCCGTAGAAGAACACGACAGGCGTGATAACAAAGAATCTAGGACCCATTGGCAAGAGAGGATATCTACGAATAATAACGCCGATGGCAATGCTGAAACTAATGCGGgtgaaacgaaaaatgaaacgaataacGAGACAGAAGTGGacaatgaaagagaaaaatcacAGGCAACTCATTCCGGCGGATATCTTCGAGCGCCTACGAACGTTCCAGTTTCTCTTGCCAGCGGAACTACTAGAGAAATTCGAGTGTTTAAATGCAACGGCgtgaaaacaaagaaacagaTGTACACCTTGCCGCCAGAGTATCTATCGCACATTGTTATTTTAGGTAGGGGCAACGAATTTTCTTCATCGTTTGTACATATTCAAAGACAAGATTCGGTAATAATGCAGAAAAGATGGCCTCAACTTCAATGACTTTAATCTTGAGATATGTTGTAGAGGGGAAGATCCTTAGTAACATGTACGTTGTCCGAGGCGTGGGACGATCGTGATTCAAAAATTACGTTAGGTTACATTTCTTTAGGGAAATCCTATGAAGTCTAaccgtaatttatttactatttattaacCACTTATATCGTAGTAGATGTAATGCAACaaatatcgtttttcttttgtcaTAACCTTCGAACCACGATCGTCTCACAACTCGGACAAAATGCACGTTACTCATAATCCTCCCCGGAACATATCcgtaattttaaaagaattgcaGTTGATTACTTACAATTATCCAAGATTCCATACAACAGTTACAACGATTCGTTTATCGTGGGTTTCAGATGATCTTCCCGATAGAAATTGTGAAAGGTGTATCCAATGCTGTATAGATTACGAGGGTTGGCTACGATTTCAGAATTGCTTGTACAAGGTAGGTATGCCAAAGAGGTAAAAGTAGAGTCGAGAGAGGAGCGTCTTCGGATATGAAAGCAAGTATTTCTATCTAATCTAACGAGTTCGATATTCGTTGCGGATATGTTAGTCAAGGTGAAtgataacgaataacgaaccaattattagtaaaatacgataaataagGCTAGGGATAGCaaacgagaaaaatgaaaacgcTTGACTCTCGATTGACCAGTGGCTCGTATCTAGGTAGTGAGAGATCCACTATTCGAGTTGACGATCACATTGTGCATCGTTCTGAACACTGGTTTTCTGGCAATGGAACACCACGGAATGAGCGAGTCGATTCGACAGGCGCTCAACATCGGTAATAAAGTGTTTACCAGTATCTTCACCTTCGAATGTTTGCTGAAACTGTTGGCGCTGAGTAAAGATTTTTTCGCCAACGGATGGAACAATTTCGATTTGATAATAGTGTCAGCGTCTCTGATAGATCTTACCTTCGAACTGGTAGACGGCCTGTCCGTGATACGCGGACTGAGACTTCTGCGTGTGTTAAAGCTGGCACAATCCTGGACGACGATGAAGGTTCTTCtcagtattattatttcaacgatCGGCGCCCTTGGAAATCTCACCTTAGTTTTGGTGATcgtgatttatatatttgccGTGATCGGCATGCAATTATTCAGTAAAGACTACACTTTGGACAAATTTTACCCAGATCCGGTTCCACGGTGGAACTTTAACGATTTCTTTCACTCGTTCATGatgatatttcgtatattatgTGGAGAATGGATCGAGCCCCTGTGGGACTGCATGcgagcagaagaagaagacgggCCCGAGGCTTGTTTCGCCATATTTTTGCCAGCTCTCGTAATGGGTAATTTCATGGTGTTGAATCTTTTTCTTGCTTTGCTGCTCAACAGCTTTAATTCGGAGGaattgaaacagaaaaaggaggaagtcGGCGATGACTCGAAACTCGCaagatcgttcgatcgtatcCGTTCGATTATACGGAAGAATAAATGTTCGCGCTTGTCTCAAGCTGTCGCTAAAGGGAAAGGGAAGGATGCTCGTTTCGAAAAAATCGTGCGACGCGTAATAGATCGGTCTGACAACGAGACTAAATACGCTATTCAAGAGACTGTACTCAGCCTTCCAAAAGATAACGTTTACAATAGATCTTATCAAGAAAGTTTAAATCAGCCCGTTTTTTCTTACGATCCAATGTACTCTCAGTCTCAAACGGAAGAACAAAGATGCGGACAAagggagaaggaagaagagaaggacgCCTTGCCAGACGACGAAAACAATTATTCGAGCAAGGAAAAAGAGATTGAGGCAAACGAAGGCAAAGAGGAGGAATGTCAAGAAGTCGATGTCGTGAGAGACTCTTCGTCTTCGAACAAAGCACCAATTGAAGAAAGAGTCGCGATGCTACCTCAGATAGATCCGTTTCCTAGAACCGAGGATCGGGTACCAAAACGACCTTGGCACGCGCTTGTCAGCTACGTCGATGAACTGACTGTTGGCGGTAGGAGAGATAGTAAAGGAAAATACATCGATGGTATGGGTTCTTTTCCTGGATTTGGAAGAAGCAACCGACGCAAAGAACCGCAAGATTGCTTTCCACGACAGTGTTATCAGAAGTAAGAACCTACTACTGCACTTCGAATTTCTCTCCTGCCAACGAATCAATATGATAGCAATACGTTGTGTGTGCAGGTGTACCTGCATCGACCGGTGTATTGCAACAGCTATCGGCAAAAAATGGATCAGAATGCGAACAGTGATTCTTTCAGTCGTTGACACGCCTGCCTTCGAATGGATGATCCtagttttcatttttgcaTCCTCCATAACTCTTTGTTTCGAAGATATTTATCTAGATGATAACCCTTTCTTGAAGAAAATCCTCTATTGGACCAATCTTGGCTTCTGCGCGCTTTTCAGCATTGAGATGTTACTCAAGTGGTTAGCTCTGGGtttctgcaaatatttcaCCAGTTTTTGGACAATCTTGGATTTTATAATTGTCTTTGTAAGTAGAGCCTATTACATTCAACAGCAGCATCGATTTCGTATCGTATATATGTGTTTACGTGTATGTGTAAGCGGCAGCACACATACGTGCGCGCGAGCGCATGCTGTGTAAATTTTAACGTTCATCGTTGCTGCATGGATTTTTCGTTCCCGCTGATCGTAACTATCCTGTTGCGATTTCGCTACTTTTTCTCACTGTTTCCttcatttttatgcatttcttTCTCAATCTTTTATATATGTCGCCTTGCGGATTCAGGTACGTGCAAAATTAATATGTTGCTCCTATTGCATCCAGTTATGGTTGAACTATATTTCTGACGCTTTATGTCTTATCTTGGTTCATCATAATTTCGCTAATGTTGCCTAATTTATTTGTCTCTTCTTCCTATAGTATCTGCCACTTTCGATATTTGTGGCGGTCATAACGTTAGTTTTAACATAGCAATTgtaagtttatattttacaattagttacaaaaatttgtgCACCTAATTTTCTCATATTGATAGACTGATTACACTATTTCCTCCAGTTGCTTGTTATATTCTTTCCACGGGATATTTCCttaatatttccttataaGAATAAATGACGAATTCCAGTATTTTTATCCGTATGGTATaagataaaggaaaattttagaaactaCACATAATTATCGCTAACTGATTTCTGCTTAGCTTTGTTTATTCATTGGTCCATACGTATCCATCTATACGTATCATTACTTCGTGCTATTATTGCTTCTACTGCACTTGATGTAGAAGGGTTAAAGTTCAGATCAGGGTATCCCAGTTAGAATAAGATATCATTCAGCTACTTTATCAATTGTATCTTTCTAGATTTTATCTTTGAATTTCAAGGAATGTATgctaaatatctaaatatgtgtatttatcaaaaaataactataatctgcactttctatttaaatacatttattgaaaataaatatattatagtttcCATCAAGTATCTGGAAAAATACGAATGATAGGAAAAGATGTTC
It contains:
- the LOC122576970 gene encoding sodium channel protein 60E-like isoform X3 encodes the protein MIPSQGGREGYKGSANPPSNGSEDNGFANRPRVAGLYATNLFREELVRFSSGETTRSHGLTRDTLERSSREIGSQRSLNLPTGIAEEFELLDRSRVGISRTPQPLRRGETDAARYEPRSRFNESATRQRDHYGSPPVERIRDREDEQQEECIARSACSTLRVSLLEFPRSEQTTWMESDVGDSKIPVSTDDLAGRRGPDDSSMFVTTSASILISPASETSECDAISPPEVEKSSPPPYTGLSPPEYTGQEYETSETPSPIFPNYPLTSYAEETHHRRSRSSVSDAGLEFIAHDERLKRDSRFESEPEEALAEEIGRSRRTRSNLERSTDDDVSRSRDVARLRPPLAAAAGVSADSGTGDSGSAEIQVDPLGIPRTTTTGEILDGRNGVENGQAASKSSIKTPTGNNKQTVKLFTKESLDRLENKTVQLVRDYGFQPKRRMSVEDGAVLPNKFEPFPTELYGRPLEEIDNFIYDETFCVVSKRFRKNYIHRFTATNSWFIFSPWNPIRRYCIYLSTNQYFDYIVMATIILNCAFLAMTETIEEAEYIFLAIYTAEMVIKSIAKGFALNKYTYLRNPWNWLDFVVITSGYATIGMEVGNLAGLRTFRVLRALKTVSIMPGLKTIINALLHSFKQLAEVMTLTIFCLMVFALFALQVYMGELRNKCVKNVEFNNTQVDWREWTWNSSNWAFDEDEEPIICGNATGARHCNESYICLCVGPNPNHGYTNFDNFLWSMLTTFQLITLDYWEDVYNKVLSACGPISVSFFTVVVFFGSFYLINLMLAVVALSYEEEAEITNEERRKDLTDHREDSTFSFDPTKINVKTLAKEKQKKLDARKGVLLSSYTRKKTRRRRRGRSTGQDKGGCVPSRSVTPSPSPSPRHSNVRPSHLLLQNISPRTVENNGVHRLAPNRGMLHSRQASNNSNQHSSLDDSGVVDDHDGDDVTSVEEHDRRDNKESRTHWQERISTNNNADGNAETNAGETKNETNNETEVDNEREKSQATHSGGYLRAPTNVPVSLASGTTREIRVFKCNGVKTKKQMYTLPPEYLSHIVILDDLPDRNCERCIQCCIDYEGWLRFQNCLYKVVRDPLFELTITLCIVLNTGFLAMEHHGMSESIRQALNIGNKVFTSIFTFECLLKLLALSKDFFANGWNNFDLIIVSASLIDLTFELVDGLSVIRGLRLLRVLKLAQSWTTMKVLLSIIISTIGALGNLTLVLVIVIYIFAVIGMQLFSKDYTLDKFYPDPVPRWNFNDFFHSFMMIFRILCGEWIEPLWDCMRAEEEDGPEACFAIFLPALVMGNFMVLNLFLALLLNSFNSEELKQKKEEVGDDSKLARSFDRIRSIIRKNKCSRLSQAVAKGKGKDARFEKIVRRVIDRSDNETKYAIQETVLSLPKDNVYNRSYQESLNQPVFSYDPMYSQSQTEEQRCGQREKEEEKDALPDDENNYSSKEKEIEANEGKEEECQEVDVVRDSSSSNKAPIEERVAMLPQIDPFPRTEDRVPKRPWHALVSYVDELTVGGRRDSKGKYIDGMGSFPGFGRSNRRKEPQDCFPRQCYQKCTCIDRCIATAIGKKWIRMRTVILSVVDTPAFEWMILVFIFASSITLCFEDIYLDDNPFLKKILYWTNLGFCALFSIEMLLKWLALGFCKYFTSFWTILDFIIVFVSTFSLLIEENENLKVLRSLRTLRALRPLRAISRWQGMRIVVNALMYAIPSIFNVLLVCLVFWLIFSIMGVQFFGGKFFKCVDEYGELLDISPSSYYIWTTVEH
- the LOC122576970 gene encoding sodium channel protein 60E-like isoform X2; this encodes MIPSQGGREGYKGSANPPSNGSEDNGFANRPRVAGLYATNLFREELVRFSSGETTRSHGLTRDTLERSSREIGSQRSLNLPTGIAEEFELLDRSRVGISRTPQPLRRGETDAARYEPRSRFNESATRQRDHYGSPPVERIRDREDEQQEECIARSACSTLRVSLLEFPRSEQTTWMESDVGDSKIPVSTDDLAGRRGPDDSSMFVTTSASILISPASETSECDAISPPEVEKSSPPPYTGLSPPEYTGQEYETSETPSPIFPNYPLTSYAEETHHRRSRSSVSDAGLEFIAHDERLKRDSRFESEPEEALAEEIGRSRRTRSNLERSTDDDVSRSRDVARLRPPLAAAAGVSADSGTGDSGSAEIQVDPLGIPRTTTTGEILDGRNGVENGQAASKSSIKTPTGNNKQTVKLFTKESLDRLENKTVQLVRDYGFQPKRRMSVEDGAVLPNKFEPFPTELYGRPLEEIDNFIYDETFCVVSKRFRKNYIHRFTATNSWFIFSPWNPIRRYCIYLSTNQYFDYIVMATIILNCAFLAMTETIEEAEYIFLAIYTAEMVIKSIAKGFALNKYTYLRNPWNWLDFVVITSGYATIGMEVGNLAGLRTFRVLRALKTVSIMPGLKTIINALLHSFKQLAEVMTLTIFCLMVFALFALQVYMGELRNKCVKNVEFNNTQVDWREWTWNSSNWAFDEDEEPIICGNATGARHCNESYICLCVGPNPNHGYTNFDNFLWSMLTTFQLITLDYWEDVYNKVLSACGPISVSFFTVVVFFGSFYLINLMLAVVALSYEEEAEITNEERRKDLTDHREDSTFSFDPTKINVKTLAKEKQKKLDARKGVLLSSYTRKKTRRRRRGRSTGQDKGGCVPSRSVTPSPSPSPRHSNVRPSHLLLQNISPRTVENNGVHRLAPNRGMLHSRQASNNSNQHSSLDDSGVVDDHDGDDVTSVEEHDRRDNKESRTHWQERISTNNNADGNAETNAGETKNETNNETEVDNEREKSQATHSGGYLRAPTNVPVSLASGTTREIRVFKCNGVKTKKQMYTLPPEYLSHIVILDDLPDRNCERCIQCCIDYEGWLRFQNCLYKVVRDPLFELTITLCIVLNTGFLAMEHHGMSESIRQALNIDLTFELVDGLSVIRGLRLLRVLKLAQSWTTMKVLLSIIISTIGALGNLTLVLVIVIYIFAVIGMQLFSKDYTLDKFYPDPVPRWNFNDFFHSFMMIFRILCGEWIEPLWDCMRAEEEDGPEACFAIFLPALVMGNFMVLNLFLALLLNSFNSEELKQKKEEVGDDSKLARSFDRIRSIIRKNKCSRLSQAVAKGKGKDARFEKIVRRVIDRSDNETKYAIQETVLSLPKDNVYNRSYQESLNQPVFSYDPMYSQSQTEEQRCGQREKEEEKDALPDDENNYSSKEKEIEANEGKEEECQEVDVVRDSSSSNKAPIEERVAMLPQIDPFPRTEDRVPKRPWHALVSYVDELTVGGRRDSKGKYIDGMGSFPGFGRSNRRKEPQDCFPRQCYQKCTCIDRCIATAIGKKWIRMRTVILSVVDTPAFEWMILVFIFASSITLCFEDIYLDDNPFLKKILYWTNLGFCALFSIEMLLKWLALGFCKYFTSFWTILDFIIVFVSTFSLLIEENENLKVLRSLRTLRALRPLRAISRWQGMRIVVNALMYAIPSIFNVLLVCLVFWLIFSIMGVQFFGGKFFKCVDEYGELLDISIVNTKDDCLRKNYSWENSKITFDHVGIAYLALFQVATFEGWMEVMQDAVDARGVDLQPQREANIYAYFYFVIFIVCGSFFTLNLFIGVIIDNFNMLKKKYEGGVLEMFLTESQKHYYTAMKKLGRKKPQKVIKRPMNQILAMFYDLSNSRRFEIAIFILIFLNMLTMGIEHYDQPHPIFFVLEVSNAFFTTVFGLEAIVKIIGLRYHYFTVPWNLFDFLLVLASILGILMEDIMVDFPVSPTLLRVVRVFRIGRILRLIKAAKGIRKLLFALVVSLPALFNIGALLALITFIYAIIGMSVFGHVKKQGALDDMVNFETFGRSMQLLFRLMTSAGWNDVLESLMVQPPDCDPTPTSRQMNGNCGYPLLAITYFTSFIIISYMIVINMYIAIILENFNQAHQEEEIGIVEDDLEMFYIRWSKYDPHATQFINFSQLSDFIASLDPPLGISKPNMVALVSFNLPIAKGNKIHCLDILHALVKHVLGHVEESEDFRKLQEQMDIKFKKQFPTRKELEIVSSTRMWKRQDKAARLIQRTIREFITAKKERERMAQEVDSQTQTSSPGGGNEGRGGGGWSGKVSAFLHVHRGSRASSRKSSRASDASDFSELGTASAWLFPNLPLLLLSGATGTHEDLPPPALTVSRPSPTTEQQSFTGSSATSAISSDLHIRSIGGPTLGRQNAVESYPDEEVPSLPTKRRSLPPSATTLSLNTLHRDIKEAFSRRCGSLRKKHQPAPEPAPLPIESTDVSILVTEPSPENSAPPTRPALLRRQSAATVVHVLVHRESEEYRDTQPDNAS